Proteins co-encoded in one Dermacentor albipictus isolate Rhodes 1998 colony unplaced genomic scaffold, USDA_Dalb.pri_finalv2 scaffold_30, whole genome shotgun sequence genomic window:
- the LOC135909837 gene encoding G protein pathway suppressor 2-like, whose protein sequence is MSTERAVKLKKPSEPPSPRECRPRSRSTPPPGGSTPPPGGRATVMPAPVEHPKMNTAMWGALKKHIMLQREKKKQEQEADAATERARGERELKRRQVAMKLEEIRDQLQQAQKKLLMLKEEKHQLFAQLRKVLQEEDARKRPLQKKADEMAALSHPYHQQQPHNAAMQQHSAAASSQHLRIQQVNQAHATYQLPQPIPQQPGILHRALLNPQLTPYHRPPWPQATTSSYSQQGRPPQWGFWPQQPYAYTAQFPGSTAYGAPMLMPAHAPGHGPFYCAGTQVRGGLGSSYDAGLR, encoded by the coding sequence ATGTCGACCGAACGCGCAGTAAAGCTGAAGAAACCGAGCGAGCCACCATCGCCGCGTGAGTGCAGGCCCCGGTCACGTTCGACGCCGCCCCCAGGTGGATCGACCCCGCCCCCAGGTGGCCGTGCGACCGTCATGCCAGCGCCGGTGGAACATCCCAAGATGAACACGGCCATGTGGGGTGCCCTCAAGAAGCACATCATGCTACAGcgggaaaagaaaaagcaggaacAGGAGGCAGATGCTGCCACGGAGCGAGCGCGAGGCGAGCGTGAACTGAAACGCCGCCAGGTCGCCATGAAGCTAGAGGAGATCCGCGACCAGCTGCAGCAGGCGCAGAAGAAGCTTCTCATGCTCAAGGAGGAGAAGCACCAGCTCTTCGCGCAGCTCAGGAAGGTGCTGCAAGAAGAAGACGCCCGCAAACGGCCTCTTCAGAAGAAGGCCGACGAGATGGCTGCGCTCAGCCACCCGTACCATCAACAGCAGCCGCACAACGCCGCGATGCAGCAGCACTCTGCCGCGGCGAGCTCACAACACCTCCGCATCCAGCAAGTGAACCAGGCGCACGCTACGTACCAGTTGCCGCAACCTATTCCTCAGCAACCTGGCATCTTGCATCGGGCACTGCTCAATCCACAGCTGACTCCGTATCATCGGCCTCCGTGGCCGCAAGCCACGACATCGTCGTATTCCCAGCAAGGGAGGCCGCCTCAGTGGGGCTTCTGGCCCCAGCAGCCCTACGCGTACACGGCTCAGTTTCCCGGCTCGACGGCGTACGGGGCTCCGATGCTGATGCCGGCGCACGCGCCCGGCCACGGCCCCTTCTACTGTGCGGGAACTCAGGTTCGTGGTGGTCTTGGTAGCAGCTACGACGCTGGCCTACGGTGA